A single Rubrivivax gelatinosus IL144 DNA region contains:
- the fae gene encoding formaldehyde-activating enzyme: MAKIDRMLVGESLVGDGNEVAHIDLIIGPRGSPAESAFANALTNNKDGFTSLLAVVAPNLLTKPATVMFNKVTIKGAKQAVQMFGPAQRGVAMAVADSVEDGTIPADEADNLFICVGVFIHWLAEDDKKIQDYNYRATRESIQRAVAGTPTAAEVVAKKASAQHPFAAA, from the coding sequence ATGGCAAAGATCGATCGCATGCTGGTCGGCGAATCACTGGTCGGCGACGGCAACGAAGTCGCCCACATCGACCTGATCATCGGCCCGCGCGGCAGCCCGGCCGAATCCGCGTTCGCGAACGCGCTCACCAACAACAAGGACGGTTTCACCTCGCTGCTGGCCGTCGTCGCGCCCAACCTGCTGACCAAGCCGGCGACCGTGATGTTCAACAAGGTCACGATCAAGGGCGCCAAGCAGGCGGTGCAGATGTTCGGCCCGGCGCAGCGCGGCGTCGCGATGGCGGTGGCCGACAGCGTCGAGGACGGCACGATCCCGGCCGACGAAGCCGACAACCTGTTCATCTGCGTCGGCGTCTTCATCCACTGGCTCGCCGAGGACGACAAGAAGATCCAGGACTACAACTACCGCGCCACGCGCGAGTCGATCCAGCGCGCCGTCGCCGGCACGCCGACCGCGGCGGAAGTCGTGGCCAAGAAGGCGTCTGCGCAGCATCCCTTCGCCGCGGCCTGA
- a CDS encoding dihydroneopterin aldolase, whose translation MLPLPAPRPHAEPDASAPLDIVFIEGFTGETVIGIDDGELHAPQPLVIDVHAGVSRFRACDTDRIADTIHYGVVRERLLRLLAEHRVQLLEAFAEAVAEILIREFGAAWVRVKVAKPRKFADLQAVGVQIERRAPPPDRTAALVHLLGTGLAPARR comes from the coding sequence ATGCTGCCCCTGCCCGCCCCCCGCCCGCACGCCGAGCCCGACGCGTCGGCGCCGCTGGACATCGTGTTCATAGAAGGTTTCACCGGCGAGACGGTGATCGGCATCGACGACGGCGAGCTGCACGCGCCGCAGCCGCTGGTCATCGACGTTCACGCCGGCGTGTCGCGTTTTCGTGCCTGCGACACCGACCGCATCGCCGACACCATCCACTACGGCGTCGTGCGCGAACGCCTGCTGCGCCTGCTGGCCGAGCACCGCGTGCAGCTGCTCGAAGCCTTCGCCGAAGCGGTGGCCGAGATCCTGATCCGCGAGTTCGGCGCCGCCTGGGTGCGCGTCAAGGTCGCCAAGCCGCGCAAGTTCGCCGACCTGCAGGCCGTCGGCGTGCAGATCGAACGCCGCGCGCCGCCGCCAGACCGCACGGCGGCGCTGGTGCACCTGCTCGGCACGGGGCTGGCGCCGGCGCGGCGCTGA
- a CDS encoding sigma-54-dependent Fis family transcriptional regulator, with product MSLSLRDAHRHADRILERVRGGAHDGNEVVAQSWTRCVNEYRLDPGRRHEPAVVSRAELEDRRARRADVIACARYEMTTLFQQLADTESAVVLTDTDGVIVHMVSTPEFGAEVGPLGLRVGGRWSEAAAGTNGMGTCLAAAGPVSVRREDHFFPEFAQLTCSAVPVYDPQGEIAAVLDVTSRSSLMQQHLLVLLGMTARMIENRLLDARFRAAHPLHFHARPEFVYTLHEGKLAIGEDGRILAANRSALFQLGLQSMDEIRDRRLDELFETSLEDMLQRSSSASFHPVVMYRANAALRFFAVARRPASDPHAPAQAVAPVATAAANTARAAARGGVRTPDGTTFGDPRLVRHLETARRVVARRTPVLLTGETGSGKEVFARALHEASPHAGGAFVAVNCASLPETLIESELFGYRAGAFTGAQRNGRRGKILQADGGTLFLDEIGDMPLELQARLLRVLDERQVTPLGTEETHPVDFQLVSASHRHLPTLVREGRFREDLYYRLAGIELALPALRERSDRRELLQAVLAAESEGSGTLTPEAERLLMDYAWPGNVRQLRHVLRSAAALADGRPITREHLPSLQATPLAPPPVIAAPAVAPVAAAPEPLPVKLNPIQANERQVLLQLLEQHRWNVSNVAKALDVSRNTLYRKLHKLHIEVSHPD from the coding sequence ATGAGCCTCAGCCTGCGGGATGCCCACCGGCATGCCGACCGCATTCTCGAACGCGTGCGCGGCGGCGCGCACGACGGCAACGAAGTCGTCGCCCAGTCCTGGACCCGCTGCGTCAACGAGTACCGGCTGGACCCGGGGCGCCGCCACGAGCCGGCCGTCGTCTCGCGCGCCGAACTCGAAGACCGCCGCGCGCGCCGCGCCGACGTCATCGCCTGCGCGCGCTACGAGATGACGACGCTGTTCCAGCAGCTCGCCGACACCGAGTCGGCCGTCGTGCTGACCGACACCGACGGCGTCATCGTGCACATGGTCTCGACGCCCGAGTTCGGCGCCGAGGTCGGCCCGCTGGGGCTGCGTGTCGGCGGCCGCTGGAGCGAAGCCGCCGCCGGCACCAACGGCATGGGCACCTGCCTGGCCGCCGCCGGGCCGGTGTCGGTGCGGCGCGAGGACCACTTCTTTCCCGAGTTCGCCCAGCTCACCTGCTCGGCGGTGCCGGTCTACGACCCGCAGGGCGAGATCGCCGCGGTGCTCGACGTCACCAGCCGCTCCAGCCTGATGCAGCAGCACCTGCTGGTGCTGCTGGGCATGACGGCGCGCATGATCGAGAACCGCCTGCTCGACGCGCGTTTCCGCGCCGCGCACCCGCTGCACTTCCACGCCCGGCCCGAGTTCGTCTACACGCTGCACGAAGGCAAGCTGGCGATCGGCGAGGACGGCCGCATCCTCGCCGCCAACCGCAGCGCGCTGTTCCAGCTCGGGCTGCAATCGATGGACGAGATCCGCGACCGCCGCCTCGACGAACTCTTCGAGACCTCGCTCGAAGACATGCTGCAGCGCAGCAGCTCGGCTTCGTTCCACCCGGTCGTGATGTACCGCGCCAACGCCGCGCTGCGTTTCTTCGCCGTCGCGCGCCGCCCGGCCAGCGACCCGCACGCGCCGGCTCAGGCCGTGGCGCCGGTGGCCACCGCCGCGGCCAACACCGCGCGCGCGGCGGCCCGTGGCGGCGTGCGCACGCCCGACGGCACGACCTTCGGCGACCCGCGCCTCGTGCGCCACCTCGAGACGGCGCGCCGCGTCGTCGCCCGGCGCACGCCGGTGCTGCTGACCGGCGAGACCGGCTCGGGCAAGGAGGTCTTCGCGCGGGCGCTGCACGAGGCCAGCCCGCACGCCGGCGGCGCCTTCGTCGCCGTCAACTGCGCCAGCCTGCCCGAGACGCTGATCGAGTCCGAGCTCTTCGGCTACCGCGCCGGCGCCTTCACCGGCGCGCAGCGCAACGGCCGGCGCGGCAAGATCCTGCAGGCCGACGGCGGCACGCTGTTCCTCGACGAGATCGGCGACATGCCGCTGGAGCTGCAGGCGCGGCTGCTGCGGGTGCTCGACGAGCGCCAGGTCACGCCGCTGGGCACCGAGGAGACGCACCCGGTGGACTTCCAGCTCGTCAGCGCCAGCCACCGCCACCTGCCGACGCTGGTGCGCGAAGGCCGTTTCCGCGAAGACCTGTACTACCGCCTGGCCGGCATCGAACTCGCGCTGCCGGCGCTGCGCGAACGCAGCGACCGGCGCGAGCTGCTGCAGGCCGTGCTGGCCGCCGAGTCCGAAGGCAGCGGCACGCTGACACCCGAGGCCGAACGCCTGCTGATGGACTACGCCTGGCCGGGCAACGTGCGCCAGCTGCGCCACGTGCTGCGCAGCGCCGCGGCGCTGGCCGACGGCCGGCCGATCACGCGCGAGCACCTGCCGTCGCTGCAGGCCACGCCGCTGGCGCCGCCGCCGGTGATCGCGGCCCCGGCCGTGGCGCCGGTGGCCGCCGCGCCCGAGCCGCTGCCGGTCAAGCTCAACCCGATCCAGGCGAACGAACGCCAGGTCCTGCTCCAACTGCTCGAACAGCATCGCTGGAACGTGAGCAACGTCGCCAAGGCGCTCGATGTCAGCCGCAACACCCTGTACCGCAAACTGCACAAGCTCCACATCGAGGTCTCCCACCCCGACTGA
- a CDS encoding flavoprotein — protein sequence MSAATPCTANCTSSTSRSPTPTEPPQSTADGDEDFASPPAPRSRFAWCITGSGHYLEESLALAARLPQLDLFLSSAAEEVLGIYHWTLPVLRERFPPGLRIVRDKTASAVPVGRLYTDVYHTVVIAPATSNTVAKCAYGISDTLPTNMLAQAGKLGIPGLVFACDTEPVVVTKAPHDWVTLRPRRIELDNVERLRQLDFCQVVASPAELETALAERLHALSLEWTSPAS from the coding sequence ATGTCAGCCGCAACACCCTGTACCGCAAACTGCACAAGCTCCACATCGAGGTCTCCCACCCCGACTGAGCCGCCGCAGTCCACGGCCGACGGCGACGAGGACTTCGCCAGCCCGCCGGCGCCGCGTTCGCGTTTCGCCTGGTGCATCACCGGCTCGGGCCACTACCTCGAGGAATCGCTGGCGCTGGCGGCGCGGCTGCCGCAGCTGGACCTGTTCCTGTCCTCGGCCGCCGAAGAGGTGCTGGGCATCTACCACTGGACGCTGCCGGTGCTGCGCGAGCGTTTCCCGCCCGGGCTGCGCATCGTGCGCGACAAGACCGCCAGCGCGGTGCCGGTGGGCCGGCTCTACACCGACGTCTATCACACGGTGGTCATCGCGCCGGCGACCAGCAACACCGTCGCCAAATGCGCCTACGGCATCAGCGACACGCTGCCGACCAACATGCTGGCGCAGGCCGGCAAGCTGGGCATCCCGGGCCTCGTTTTTGCCTGCGACACCGAACCGGTGGTCGTCACGAAGGCGCCGCACGACTGGGTGACACTGCGCCCGCGGCGCATCGAGCTCGACAACGTCGAGCGCCTGCGCCAGCTCGACTTCTGCCAGGTCGTCGCCTCGCCGGCCGAACTGGAAACGGCGCTGGCAGAGCGCTTGCATGCGCTGTCGCTCGAATGGACCTCACCTGCTTCCTGA
- a CDS encoding DUF447 domain-containing protein yields the protein MSTEAIFETVVTTVDPEGRPHVAPMGVRYRDGRVVLMPFRPSATLDNILATRCAVLNLVADVRVFAGCVTGRHDWPLERAQRIRGLRLAAALRHVELRLDELADDAERPMLTLTPLHEATHAPFVGFNRAQAAVVEAAVLVSRLFMLAPEKVDTEMRYLQIAIDKTAGPAEREAWSWLLDAVGAWRTRTEAA from the coding sequence ATGAGCACCGAAGCCATCTTCGAAACCGTGGTCACGACGGTCGACCCCGAGGGCCGGCCGCACGTCGCGCCGATGGGCGTGCGTTACCGCGACGGCCGCGTCGTGCTGATGCCCTTCAGGCCGTCGGCGACGCTGGACAACATCCTCGCGACCCGCTGCGCGGTGCTGAACCTCGTCGCCGACGTGCGCGTCTTCGCCGGCTGCGTGACCGGCCGGCACGACTGGCCGCTGGAGCGCGCGCAGCGCATCCGCGGGCTGCGCCTGGCCGCCGCGCTGCGCCACGTCGAGCTGCGCCTGGACGAACTCGCCGACGACGCCGAACGGCCGATGCTGACGCTGACGCCGCTGCACGAGGCGACGCACGCACCTTTCGTCGGCTTCAACCGCGCGCAGGCGGCGGTCGTCGAAGCCGCGGTGCTGGTCAGCCGGCTGTTCATGCTGGCGCCCGAGAAAGTGGACACCGAGATGCGTTACCTGCAGATCGCGATCGACAAGACCGCCGGGCCGGCCGAACGGGAGGCCTGGAGCTGGCTGCTCGACGCCGTCGGCGCCTGGCGCACCCGCACGGAGGCGGCGTGA
- a CDS encoding (5-formylfuran-3-yl)methyl phosphate synthase codes for MKMLVSVRDPHEALAAAAAGADFIDCKDPSAGALGALPTATVAAIVRLLACGFGGPTSATIGDVAADEDPAALLARVAAMAATGVCFVKVGIEPGPLAAARLRALAGCGHTVVPVFVADRGLDMALVALALELRFRALMIDTADKNAGSLFDLVPPAALAAFVEAARAAGVPVGLAGALRTPDLPRLAALAPHFAGFRSAVCSSGRAGTLEPARVRALAQALAQPAVAAAA; via the coding sequence ATGAAAATGCTCGTCAGCGTGCGCGACCCGCACGAAGCTCTGGCCGCCGCCGCCGCCGGCGCCGACTTCATCGACTGCAAGGACCCGTCCGCCGGAGCGCTGGGCGCGCTGCCGACGGCCACCGTCGCGGCCATCGTGCGCCTGCTGGCCTGCGGCTTCGGCGGCCCGACCAGCGCGACGATCGGCGACGTCGCCGCCGACGAAGACCCCGCCGCGCTGCTGGCGCGGGTCGCGGCGATGGCCGCCACCGGCGTCTGTTTCGTCAAGGTCGGCATCGAGCCCGGGCCGCTGGCCGCGGCGCGGCTGCGTGCGCTGGCCGGCTGCGGCCACACCGTCGTGCCGGTCTTCGTCGCCGACCGCGGGCTGGACATGGCGCTCGTGGCGCTGGCGCTGGAACTGCGATTCCGGGCGCTGATGATCGACACCGCCGACAAGAACGCCGGCTCGCTGTTCGACCTCGTGCCGCCGGCCGCGCTGGCGGCCTTCGTCGAGGCGGCGCGCGCAGCCGGCGTGCCGGTCGGCCTGGCCGGCGCCCTGCGCACGCCCGATCTGCCGCGGCTGGCCGCGCTGGCGCCGCATTTCGCCGGCTTCCGCAGCGCCGTCTGCAGCAGCGGCCGCGCCGGCACGCTGGAGCCGGCGCGGGTGCGTGCGCTGGCCCAGGCGCTGGCCCAGCCGGCCGTCGCCGCAGCGGCCTGA
- a CDS encoding amino acid kinase family protein — protein sequence MWVVKIGGSVSEDALFPAWLDLLVQLGGGRVTLVCGGGGFADQVRHAQARWRFDDLAAHNMAVLAMAQTAYLAQSLQPRLRLAGSQEQIRAVLHAGQTALWLPMESMRDAPSAQTSWEMSSDSLALDLARRLNAERLVVVKSCSVDPTATLAELGQRGVLDGLFAGIARDAAFPIDVVHRAELGRMRALLLGEGRAVGA from the coding sequence ATGTGGGTCGTGAAGATCGGCGGCAGCGTCAGCGAGGACGCGCTGTTCCCGGCCTGGCTGGACCTGCTGGTGCAGCTGGGCGGCGGCCGCGTGACGCTGGTCTGCGGCGGCGGCGGCTTCGCCGACCAGGTGCGCCATGCCCAGGCGCGCTGGCGTTTCGACGACCTCGCGGCGCACAACATGGCGGTGCTGGCGATGGCCCAGACCGCCTACCTCGCGCAGTCGCTGCAGCCGCGGCTGCGGCTGGCCGGCAGCCAGGAGCAGATCCGCGCCGTGCTGCACGCCGGCCAGACGGCGCTGTGGCTGCCGATGGAGTCGATGCGCGACGCGCCGAGCGCGCAGACGAGCTGGGAGATGAGCTCCGACAGCCTGGCGCTGGACCTGGCGCGCCGGCTCAACGCCGAGCGCCTGGTCGTCGTGAAGTCCTGCAGCGTCGATCCCACTGCGACGCTGGCCGAGCTGGGCCAGCGCGGCGTGCTCGACGGCCTGTTCGCCGGCATCGCGCGCGACGCGGCCTTCCCGATCGACGTCGTGCACCGTGCCGAACTCGGCCGGATGCGCGCGCTGCTGCTCGGCGAAGGGCGCGCCGTCGGCGCCTGA
- a CDS encoding hydantoinase/oxoprolinase family protein: MPEAVIGWDVGGAHVKAARCEGGAVVDVVQWPCPLWHGLDKLDRVLDAALERWPDFAHAAHAVTMTGEMADCFAHREDGVARIAARLAERLPAPRFFAGDGWCTAAECGPRWEAVASANWLATARHAAAALAPEAGLLVDVGSTTTDFIAFGGGRVLGPSRRDVDRLASGELVYHGVVRTPLCALARRIPWRGRPLNVMNEFFATTADLYRLSGELDPAHDQYPAADGGAKDTAGSRARLARMIGLDARDASDAEWDEFARAWRAEQAAELRGQLARVAAAQGLPRDAVAVAAGCGSFLVAEIVPPGWRVLSYVGAVAAMAARAAPGAAAWAQVAAPAVAVAALYEREAGRCGS, from the coding sequence ATGCCTGAGGCGGTGATCGGCTGGGACGTCGGCGGCGCGCACGTCAAGGCCGCACGCTGCGAGGGCGGCGCGGTCGTCGACGTCGTGCAGTGGCCTTGCCCGCTGTGGCATGGGCTGGACAAGCTCGACCGCGTGCTCGACGCCGCGCTGGAGCGCTGGCCCGACTTCGCGCACGCCGCGCACGCGGTGACGATGACCGGCGAGATGGCCGACTGCTTCGCCCACCGCGAGGACGGCGTCGCGCGCATCGCCGCGCGCCTGGCCGAACGCCTGCCGGCGCCGCGTTTCTTCGCCGGCGACGGCTGGTGCACGGCCGCCGAATGCGGCCCGCGCTGGGAGGCCGTGGCCTCGGCCAACTGGCTGGCCACCGCGCGCCACGCCGCCGCCGCGCTGGCGCCCGAGGCCGGGCTGCTGGTCGACGTCGGCAGCACCACGACCGACTTCATCGCCTTCGGCGGCGGCCGTGTGCTCGGCCCGAGCCGGCGCGACGTCGACCGCCTGGCCAGCGGCGAGCTCGTCTACCACGGCGTCGTGCGCACGCCGCTGTGCGCGCTGGCGCGGCGCATCCCCTGGCGCGGCCGGCCGCTGAACGTGATGAACGAATTCTTCGCCACGACGGCCGACCTCTACCGCCTGAGCGGCGAACTCGACCCGGCGCACGACCAGTACCCGGCCGCCGACGGCGGCGCCAAGGACACGGCCGGCAGCCGCGCGCGGCTGGCACGCATGATCGGCCTGGACGCGCGCGACGCGTCGGACGCCGAGTGGGACGAGTTCGCCCGCGCCTGGCGCGCCGAGCAGGCGGCCGAGCTGCGCGGCCAGCTCGCGCGCGTGGCCGCGGCCCAGGGCCTGCCGCGCGACGCCGTCGCGGTGGCCGCCGGCTGCGGCAGCTTCCTCGTCGCCGAGATCGTGCCGCCGGGCTGGCGTGTGCTGTCCTACGTCGGCGCGGTGGCCGCGATGGCGGCACGCGCGGCGCCGGGGGCCGCGGCCTGGGCCCAGGTCGCGGCGCCTGCCGTCGCGGTGGCGGCGCTGTACGAGCGGGAGGCCGGCCGATGTGGGTCGTGA
- a CDS encoding ATP-grasp domain-containing protein codes for MTRVFVYEYLSGGGLVDGDPAASTTLMPLGQAMRDAMARDLLRARLGPVTVATCAAAGPVPAGTQAVCAAPGEAPEVFVARQAARHDLVWAVAPESDGLLAAMQAAVGRSRWLGCDAAAIALASSKGATLARLRAHGIATPHDLADEATRWVVKPDDGAGAVATQVWTSRGAAAADARRRENVGAAAWLEPWVDGEPMSLSLLARAGHAELLSVNRQRIAVDGDGLLRYDGVDLDCVSPNDPRRATLATLAGRVAAAIPGLAGFAGVDFVWHPARGPVAIEVNPRTTCAFVGLSERLGRCLAADIVAARRETLHA; via the coding sequence ATGACGCGCGTGTTCGTTTACGAGTATCTCAGCGGCGGCGGCCTGGTCGACGGCGACCCGGCCGCCAGCACGACGCTGATGCCGCTGGGCCAGGCGATGCGCGACGCGATGGCGCGCGACCTGCTGCGTGCCCGCCTCGGCCCGGTGACGGTGGCGACCTGCGCCGCCGCCGGCCCGGTGCCCGCCGGCACCCAGGCCGTCTGCGCCGCGCCGGGCGAAGCGCCCGAGGTCTTCGTCGCGCGCCAGGCGGCTCGCCACGACCTGGTCTGGGCCGTGGCGCCCGAATCCGACGGCCTGCTGGCGGCGATGCAGGCGGCGGTCGGCCGCTCGCGCTGGCTGGGCTGCGACGCGGCGGCGATCGCGCTGGCCTCGAGCAAGGGCGCGACGCTGGCGCGGCTGCGCGCGCACGGCATCGCGACGCCGCACGATCTGGCCGACGAAGCGACACGCTGGGTCGTCAAGCCCGACGACGGCGCCGGCGCGGTGGCGACCCAGGTCTGGACCAGCCGCGGTGCCGCCGCCGCCGACGCGCGTCGGCGCGAGAACGTCGGCGCCGCCGCCTGGCTGGAGCCCTGGGTCGACGGCGAGCCGATGAGCCTGTCGCTGCTGGCGCGTGCCGGACATGCCGAGCTGCTGTCGGTGAACCGCCAGCGCATCGCCGTCGACGGCGACGGCCTGCTGCGCTACGACGGCGTCGACCTGGACTGCGTGTCGCCGAACGATCCGAGACGCGCCACGCTGGCGACGCTCGCCGGGCGCGTGGCGGCGGCGATCCCCGGGCTCGCGGGTTTCGCCGGCGTCGACTTCGTCTGGCATCCGGCGCGCGGGCCGGTGGCCATCGAGGTCAACCCGCGCACCACCTGCGCCTTCGTCGGCCTGTCCGAGCGCCTGGGGCGCTGCCTGGCGGCCGACATCGTCGCCGCGCGCCGGGAGACGCTGCATGCCTGA
- a CDS encoding HisA/HisF-related TIM barrel protein produces MRLIPVVDLMHGVAVRAQRGERGTYRPLVSRLVDGHEPVAVARALCRACASATLYVADLDAIVDGRPQADVLAALLAALPGVELWLDAGFTDATAAATLRARLGAAAARVRPVFGSESLVSRAALDACFPTPEAGILSLDRRGAQRLDAAGAWDRPERWPRQVIVMTLERVGSDAGPDLETMAVLRARSPATRFIGAGGVRDGADLRRAREAGAEAWLVASALHDGRLAPEA; encoded by the coding sequence ATGCGGCTGATCCCGGTCGTCGATCTGATGCATGGCGTGGCCGTGCGCGCCCAGCGCGGCGAGCGCGGCACGTACCGGCCGCTGGTCTCGCGCCTGGTCGACGGCCACGAGCCGGTGGCCGTGGCGCGCGCGCTGTGCCGGGCCTGCGCCTCGGCCACGCTGTACGTCGCCGACCTCGACGCGATCGTCGACGGCCGGCCGCAAGCCGATGTGCTTGCCGCGCTGCTGGCGGCGCTGCCCGGCGTCGAACTCTGGCTGGACGCCGGCTTCACCGACGCCACGGCCGCCGCCACGCTGCGTGCGCGGCTCGGCGCCGCGGCGGCGCGTGTGCGGCCGGTGTTCGGCAGCGAATCGCTGGTCTCGCGCGCGGCGCTGGACGCCTGCTTCCCGACGCCCGAAGCCGGCATCCTGTCGCTGGACCGCCGCGGCGCGCAGCGCCTGGACGCCGCCGGCGCCTGGGACAGGCCCGAACGCTGGCCGCGCCAGGTCATCGTGATGACGCTGGAGCGGGTCGGCAGCGACGCCGGGCCCGACCTGGAGACGATGGCCGTGCTGCGCGCGCGTTCACCCGCGACGCGCTTCATCGGTGCCGGCGGCGTGCGCGACGGCGCCGACCTGCGCCGCGCGCGCGAGGCCGGCGCCGAGGCCTGGCTGGTCGCGAGCGCGCTGCACGACGGCCGGCTGGCGCCGGAGGCGTAG
- a CDS encoding molybdopterin-binding domain-containing protein, with amino-acid sequence MSELAAAPSAWTCPFCPLACDHLGVRVGSGDEPLALAGERCPRAEARLARFASRPAEARAEIDGRPATDDAALGAAAAILAGAAQPLFAGLGTDVAGARALYPLACATGAISDAAGGEALFAGLRALQDRGQFTTTLGEVRTRADLIVFVGGVPADLAPLTAWRCGLGDADGPRRHAVALAAPGGDDAALAGWASDTVTVEMLPAAPGDDLAATLQRLLSLVPRPQADDGSALAALAARLRAAHYAVFVGAPARLGPQAALAVESVHATVGHLNRTTRAAALWIGGGDGAATASQVFTWLSGLPLRTRASTLGLEHEPFLYATDRLLADGAVDALLWVSSFDPDAAPPASDLPMVVLGHPAQATACRRPGTVFIPVTTPGIGHDGHLFRTDGTVLMPLHAVRPETLPSVAQVAQALLQAVLEARP; translated from the coding sequence ATGAGCGAGCTCGCCGCGGCCCCGTCCGCGTGGACCTGTCCTTTCTGCCCGCTGGCCTGCGACCACCTCGGCGTGCGTGTCGGCAGCGGCGACGAGCCGCTGGCGCTGGCCGGCGAGCGCTGCCCCCGTGCCGAGGCGCGGCTGGCGCGTTTCGCCAGCCGTCCGGCCGAGGCCCGCGCCGAGATCGACGGCCGCCCGGCCACCGACGACGCAGCACTCGGCGCCGCCGCCGCGATCCTGGCCGGCGCGGCGCAGCCGCTGTTCGCCGGCCTGGGCACCGACGTCGCCGGCGCCCGGGCGCTCTACCCGCTGGCCTGCGCCACCGGCGCGATCAGCGACGCCGCCGGCGGCGAAGCCTTGTTCGCCGGCCTGCGTGCGCTGCAGGACCGCGGCCAGTTCACGACGACGCTGGGCGAGGTGCGCACGCGCGCCGACCTGATCGTCTTCGTCGGCGGCGTGCCGGCCGATCTGGCCCCGCTGACCGCCTGGCGCTGCGGCCTGGGCGACGCCGACGGCCCGCGCCGCCACGCCGTCGCCCTGGCAGCCCCCGGCGGCGACGACGCGGCGCTGGCCGGCTGGGCCTCGGACACGGTGACGGTCGAGATGCTGCCGGCCGCGCCGGGCGACGACCTCGCGGCGACGCTGCAGCGCCTGCTGAGCCTGGTGCCGCGCCCGCAGGCCGACGACGGCAGCGCGCTCGCGGCGCTGGCCGCGCGGCTGCGCGCGGCGCACTACGCGGTCTTCGTCGGCGCCCCGGCACGCCTGGGGCCCCAGGCGGCGCTGGCCGTCGAGTCGGTGCATGCCACGGTCGGCCACCTGAACCGCACGACCCGCGCCGCGGCGCTGTGGATCGGCGGCGGCGACGGCGCCGCGACCGCCAGCCAGGTCTTCACCTGGCTCTCGGGCCTGCCGCTGCGCACCCGTGCCAGCACGCTGGGGCTGGAGCACGAACCCTTCCTCTACGCCACCGACCGCCTGCTGGCCGACGGCGCCGTCGACGCGCTGCTCTGGGTCTCCAGCTTCGACCCCGATGCCGCGCCCCCGGCCAGCGATCTGCCGATGGTCGTGCTCGGCCACCCCGCCCAGGCCACCGCCTGCCGCCGCCCCGGCACGGTCTTCATCCCCGTCACCACACCCGGCATCGGCCACGACGGCCATCTCTTCCGCACCGACGGCACGGTGCTGATGCCGCTGCATGCGGTGCGCCCCGAAACCCTGCCCTCGGTCGCCCAGGTGGCGCAGGCGCTGCTGCAGGCGGTGCTGGAGGCTCGGCCATGA